One window from the genome of Desulforhopalus sp. encodes:
- a CDS encoding flagellar basal body protein — MMISAYSSALTALQAFGTKVQSGANNIANANTDGFRKTRVTMAEQQPQGVRATVDQVNTPGASVFQETSGGPDLVELSNVEMSSEIPEMSLSSQFYKANLKTIETVNDMTGTLLDIQS, encoded by the coding sequence ATGATGATTTCAGCATACAGTTCAGCCCTCACAGCCTTACAAGCCTTCGGCACAAAGGTCCAGTCGGGCGCCAACAATATCGCCAACGCCAACACCGATGGTTTTAGGAAAACCAGGGTTACCATGGCTGAGCAGCAGCCGCAGGGGGTACGAGCAACAGTTGATCAAGTAAATACCCCGGGTGCCAGTGTCTTCCAGGAAACCAGCGGGGGCCCTGATCTTGTAGAGCTTTCTAATGTAGAAATGAGCTCGGAAATACCGGAAATGAGCTTGAGTAGCCAATTCTACAAGGCCAATCTCAAAACCATTGAGACGGTCAATGACATGACCGGCACCCTCTTGGATATTCAGTCGTAA
- a CDS encoding endonuclease III domain-containing protein: protein MGDNSYEEAYRLLYAQYGPQGWWPGETPFEVMVGAVLTQNTNWSNVRKAISNLQQAGLLSFEALSLCSADEIAPYIRPSGYYNLKARRLRNLLDLIDNHYEGKLERFLADELEPSRERLLQVKGIGPETADSILLYACEHPIFVIDMYTHRVFSRHNLVMEESDYQDMQQIFMDHLPHDPQLFNEFHALIVRVASTCCKKTNPLCDQCPLQGLNL, encoded by the coding sequence GTGGGAGATAACAGCTACGAAGAGGCCTACCGGCTGCTGTACGCACAGTATGGCCCCCAGGGTTGGTGGCCGGGAGAGACACCTTTCGAGGTAATGGTGGGGGCGGTCTTGACCCAGAATACCAATTGGTCAAATGTCAGAAAGGCCATCAGCAATTTGCAGCAGGCCGGACTCCTCTCTTTTGAGGCGTTGTCGCTGTGTAGTGCTGACGAGATAGCCCCGTATATTCGGCCATCCGGGTATTACAATCTCAAGGCCCGCCGGTTGCGCAATCTGCTGGATTTAATAGATAACCACTACGAAGGCAAGCTTGAGCGTTTTCTTGCTGACGAGTTAGAGCCTTCACGGGAAAGACTTCTCCAGGTGAAGGGAATCGGCCCGGAGACCGCCGACTCGATACTGCTCTACGCCTGTGAGCATCCGATATTCGTCATCGATATGTATACCCATAGGGTATTCAGTCGGCATAACCTGGTAATGGAGGAAAGCGATTACCAGGATATGCAGCAGATTTTTATGGATCATCTTCCGCATGACCCACAGCTCTTTAATGAATTTCACGCACTTATCGTTCGCGTGGCAAGCACCTGCTGCAAAAAGACCAACCCCCTGTGTGATCAATGCCCACTTCAGGGATTGAACCTTTGA
- a CDS encoding winged helix-turn-helix domain-containing protein translates to MNHKAELSNLSAQTKFMPLRYNESIEPSSLPSNKFYSPHIDHSQSLFRTNLLKTKFPSDNHRKKAIIIEAQAGQGKTTLASQFLATTDDISLWYQVGPEDSDPVLLLSSLLTNLSSKLPGFTSPQLASILTEGSVGPLDLTRCANLLLHDLETYLKKDIYLVFDDLHLIEFGTLTISLLEHLLDTSPPKVHFILISRHPLEIKGKTIRNGANIVYLNTADLALDNQEIETLFHSVLKRDISRQEANEIHRITNGWIMGIILASHPISGRNKFWQKPSTAALSATPPTGHMLDYFQEEIFAQIPEVLHYAFLKLSFLHEIPGDLAAEISGIVGLPERLAKMASENFFIYKLDNRQKVFRLHHFFQEFLQQRARTHLPAAQIAEIYRSEARYYLSRDMTEKALTCYKNAGDFNAMNDILKEKGMNLIAKNRTITILSLLQTIPDDILCQYSWLTLYAGLLRVDFAPQTTLPYFDRVRSRFEESGEVTGELIALSQTVYYHFVISGRYTEGAQLLPRIEELLKNNQAALPVPIIIMTARNLAVGYCFFNGEMGRARHYIRMATDLATTHDIRNFIASTRFIQGYIELLSGNLAKYLREAEICFTLYNDPLVGESNRLTMRVMNLCYLSMVGDHQNFHIQQQVLQNSINHKVIDQTVAAPYLYVWGSSTLFSLGLPHQALDLLERGWGITSTAATDHMQSQLLQWQAFGLSITNHAEKAVQKIAESIRLRQNSAGLFYVGFNAIIAGAVYTKAKQYSEAIPLFEKGLAIAQTIPSTYLTICALFNRSYCALKEKGAEAAINDLEAGLALMKVNGYNHFWTWEPVMMTELLALAVERDLEKSFAQSLARTRLHMNFSDSGQPIPLLKFTLMDNFEVSISGKILFRSKDLTPIQRELLGLLITAKGQRIPQEKIVVELWPESGPVNARKSLDTLLSRIRQQLTPLLPSSIKDYFFLQKGILCLANYEIDALQFQETARIGISHSKNNEWLQAHSAFQTALALWKGGMPDDTFQSEQALDFSDHLTHLLVKIGSIWANSLARSERREEAITVLERILQLNYLEEGLTSLLYKLHCLNNNPLKAREILDRYKKALLKAEYTEDEIEGFLEEITKPAIA, encoded by the coding sequence ATGAATCATAAAGCTGAGTTGAGCAACTTGTCTGCTCAAACGAAATTTATGCCCTTGCGGTATAATGAGAGTATTGAACCCTCCAGCCTGCCATCGAACAAATTTTACTCTCCCCATATTGATCATTCCCAATCTCTTTTTAGAACCAATCTCCTCAAGACAAAATTCCCAAGTGATAACCACCGGAAAAAGGCCATCATTATTGAGGCGCAGGCCGGTCAGGGGAAGACGACTCTTGCCTCGCAATTTCTAGCAACCACCGACGACATCTCACTGTGGTACCAAGTTGGCCCGGAGGACTCAGACCCGGTACTGCTGCTGTCCTCTTTGTTGACCAACCTTTCCAGCAAGCTGCCGGGATTTACCTCACCGCAACTGGCAAGCATACTGACCGAAGGCAGTGTAGGCCCTTTGGATCTCACCCGTTGCGCCAATCTCCTCCTGCACGATCTGGAAACGTATTTAAAAAAGGATATCTACCTGGTTTTTGACGATCTCCATCTCATCGAGTTCGGAACCCTTACCATCAGCCTGCTTGAGCACCTTCTCGACACCTCCCCACCCAAGGTACACTTTATCCTAATCAGCAGACACCCTCTTGAGATTAAAGGGAAAACTATTCGCAACGGGGCGAACATCGTCTACCTCAATACCGCAGATCTGGCCCTTGACAATCAGGAAATCGAGACCCTATTCCACAGCGTTTTAAAAAGGGACATCAGCCGGCAGGAGGCCAACGAGATTCACCGTATTACCAATGGATGGATTATGGGGATCATCCTGGCAAGCCACCCTATTTCCGGACGAAACAAATTTTGGCAAAAACCTTCGACTGCAGCCCTATCCGCCACGCCGCCAACCGGCCATATGCTTGACTATTTCCAGGAAGAAATCTTCGCCCAGATACCTGAAGTGCTTCATTATGCCTTCCTCAAGTTGTCATTTCTCCACGAGATCCCCGGCGACTTGGCGGCCGAGATATCAGGGATTGTCGGCCTCCCGGAAAGGCTGGCAAAAATGGCCAGCGAAAACTTTTTCATTTACAAACTCGATAACCGGCAAAAGGTCTTCCGCCTCCATCATTTCTTCCAGGAATTTCTCCAACAACGGGCCAGAACTCACTTGCCGGCAGCACAAATCGCCGAAATTTACCGAAGCGAAGCACGCTACTACCTTTCTCGGGATATGACCGAGAAGGCCCTCACCTGTTATAAAAACGCCGGTGATTTTAACGCAATGAATGACATCCTGAAAGAAAAAGGGATGAACCTTATCGCCAAAAACCGCACTATCACTATCCTGAGTCTGTTACAAACAATACCTGACGATATCCTTTGTCAATATTCCTGGCTGACCCTCTACGCCGGACTGCTTCGCGTCGATTTTGCACCTCAGACCACTCTGCCCTACTTCGACCGAGTACGTAGCCGCTTTGAAGAATCAGGAGAAGTAACCGGCGAATTAATAGCCCTGTCACAAACCGTCTATTATCATTTCGTCATTTCCGGCAGATACACGGAAGGGGCGCAACTGCTGCCAAGAATCGAGGAGCTGCTGAAAAACAACCAAGCCGCATTGCCTGTGCCGATAATTATCATGACCGCCCGCAATCTTGCAGTCGGTTATTGTTTTTTCAACGGCGAAATGGGTAGGGCCAGGCATTATATCCGCATGGCTACCGACCTTGCGACAACCCACGATATCCGCAACTTTATTGCCTCAACCCGGTTTATTCAGGGCTATATTGAGCTGCTCAGCGGAAACCTCGCCAAATACCTCCGTGAGGCCGAGATCTGTTTCACACTTTATAATGACCCACTCGTTGGCGAATCGAACCGGCTAACCATGAGAGTCATGAATCTCTGCTATCTCTCCATGGTCGGAGATCACCAAAATTTTCATATACAACAGCAGGTTTTGCAAAACTCCATCAACCATAAAGTGATCGATCAGACGGTCGCTGCCCCCTACTTGTATGTCTGGGGCAGCAGCACCCTCTTTTCCCTGGGGCTTCCCCATCAGGCACTTGACTTGTTGGAGAGGGGATGGGGAATTACCTCCACCGCCGCAACCGACCACATGCAAAGCCAACTGCTGCAATGGCAGGCCTTCGGCCTGTCCATCACCAACCATGCCGAAAAGGCAGTCCAAAAAATTGCCGAATCAATTCGCCTTCGACAAAACTCTGCAGGTCTATTTTATGTCGGCTTCAACGCCATTATCGCCGGTGCGGTTTATACCAAGGCAAAACAATACTCCGAGGCCATTCCACTTTTTGAAAAAGGGCTCGCCATCGCCCAGACCATTCCCTCTACATATTTGACCATTTGTGCACTGTTCAACAGAAGTTATTGTGCGTTAAAAGAAAAAGGGGCCGAGGCAGCCATAAATGACCTTGAAGCGGGTTTGGCTCTCATGAAAGTCAACGGGTATAACCACTTCTGGACCTGGGAACCAGTGATGATGACCGAACTCCTGGCCCTAGCGGTAGAAAGAGATCTTGAAAAAAGTTTTGCCCAGTCCCTTGCAAGAACCCGCCTGCACATGAATTTTTCCGATAGTGGGCAACCCATTCCCCTCCTCAAGTTCACCCTCATGGATAATTTTGAGGTCAGCATTTCCGGAAAGATCCTTTTCCGATCGAAGGACCTCACTCCAATTCAGCGTGAATTGCTTGGGCTGCTGATAACCGCTAAAGGACAACGTATTCCTCAGGAAAAAATTGTTGTAGAATTATGGCCGGAGAGTGGGCCTGTAAATGCCAGAAAAAGTCTCGACACCCTTTTGAGTCGCATCCGCCAACAGCTGACGCCACTCCTGCCAAGCTCAATCAAAGATTACTTCTTCCTCCAAAAGGGGATTCTATGTTTGGCCAACTATGAGATTGATGCACTGCAATTCCAGGAAACCGCCCGCATCGGAATATCCCACAGTAAAAATAATGAGTGGCTGCAAGCCCATAGCGCCTTTCAAACCGCTCTTGCATTGTGGAAGGGTGGAATGCCCGACGATACCTTCCAAAGTGAACAAGCCTTGGATTTCAGTGATCATCTCACCCACCTTCTTGTGAAAATCGGTTCAATCTGGGCCAATAGCTTGGCAAGATCGGAAAGACGAGAGGAGGCCATAACCGTTCTCGAACGCATACTGCAACTCAATTATCTGGAGGAAGGTCTGACCTCTTTGCTCTACAAATTACACTGCCTCAACAACAACCCACTGAAGGCGCGAGAGATTCTTGACAGATACAAAAAAGCGCTTCTGAAGGCTGAGTATACTGAAGATGAGATAGAAGGTTTTCTCGAGGAAATTACCAAACCAGCAATTGCATGA
- a CDS encoding 6-phosphofructokinase — MKKIIISTGGGDAPGLNAVIYAVVHTCYRKGWEVYGSKNGYGGFLDIDDMVRLTIRDVEGIYSTGGTILGSTNKGNPFAKPVENLAGEIQIVDVSDKILKNFSRMGFDCHIAIGGDGSLDIAHKFALKGMPVIGVPKTIDNDLEETDRTFGFDTAVSTATEALDKLHSTAKSHNRVMVVEVMGRDSGWIALYSGISGGADVILIPEIPFDMEAVCEKIADNELHEKHYSIVVVAEGAVTKEGQNFNKGKGELGREEVILGGVGEWVASEIRKRTEKDTRSLVLGHLQRGGSPTTFDRLLALRFGAAAVRMIEDGVFDHMVALKNSVMVPVPIANAIKKRKKVSFTNDKIVTARDIGICLGDKDLETV, encoded by the coding sequence ATGAAAAAAATTATTATTTCGACGGGTGGAGGGGACGCTCCCGGGCTCAACGCGGTCATTTATGCTGTGGTACACACCTGCTACAGGAAGGGTTGGGAGGTATATGGCAGCAAGAATGGTTATGGAGGTTTTCTCGACATTGACGATATGGTTCGCCTCACCATTAGAGATGTAGAGGGGATCTATTCGACCGGTGGAACTATTCTTGGATCGACGAATAAAGGAAATCCTTTTGCCAAACCCGTGGAAAACCTGGCTGGTGAAATACAGATTGTTGATGTTTCCGATAAAATTCTAAAAAACTTCAGCAGAATGGGTTTCGATTGTCATATTGCCATCGGCGGTGATGGCAGCCTTGATATTGCCCACAAGTTTGCCTTGAAGGGTATGCCGGTCATCGGCGTTCCAAAAACCATCGACAATGATTTGGAAGAAACCGACCGAACCTTCGGTTTTGATACGGCTGTCTCCACGGCGACGGAAGCGCTCGACAAGCTGCACTCAACGGCGAAATCCCATAACCGGGTTATGGTGGTTGAAGTCATGGGCCGAGATTCCGGCTGGATCGCTTTATACTCCGGTATTTCCGGCGGCGCCGATGTTATCTTAATTCCGGAAATTCCCTTTGATATGGAAGCAGTTTGCGAGAAAATTGCCGACAATGAACTGCATGAGAAACATTATTCTATTGTTGTTGTTGCAGAAGGAGCGGTTACCAAAGAGGGACAAAACTTTAATAAGGGTAAGGGGGAACTCGGCCGTGAGGAGGTAATTCTTGGCGGGGTCGGTGAATGGGTGGCCTCGGAAATTAGAAAACGCACGGAAAAGGACACCAGATCACTGGTTCTCGGCCATTTGCAGCGTGGTGGATCGCCAACGACCTTTGATCGATTGCTTGCCCTGCGGTTTGGTGCCGCAGCGGTTCGAATGATTGAAGATGGGGTTTTTGATCACATGGTGGCCTTGAAAAACTCCGTCATGGTGCCTGTGCCGATTGCCAATGCAATAAAAAAACGGAAGAAAGTATCCTTTACCAATGACAAGATCGTCACCGCCAGGGACATCGGTATCTGCCTTGGCGATAAAGATCTTGAAACAGTGTAG
- the rnr gene encoding ribonuclease R — protein sequence MPKKRNPPEKSRKPQGNRAKERRPGKENRQDFSRNANLILGFLYTSGESVPLATIEDHLVKETGTAKDLAKTIDSLLHEGLITKNGKRQYALARNAPLYEGPLVQHPNGFGFVGPVQQHGKEAAFLRDPFVSAAAMGSAQHGDRVLIRVLRVRKDDRPEAVVLRILARGPDKIAGIYRETRGGASVFPDDSRFPFTIKIADDNGYTLQDGDAVIVQYTREARQTRVLTGKILNVLGSADTVDTQMQLVIQKFDLPHEFSTEALQEAESLAGIIELEEGREDLRQTPHVTIDGETAKDFDDAICVMKTRRGFRLYVSIADVSHYVPPGSAIDKEAYARGTSIYFPGRVLPMLPERLSNDLCSLVPGQDRLTVSAILDFDKSGTLQNKRFTRSVICSNQRFTYTTVKEILIDKDPAVRKQYKPFLTQLRWAQELATALQARRRQRGSIDFNLPEAEFTVNDTGEVTAIYRAERNFAHQLIEEFMLAANEAVAELATARKVPAIYRVHEPPDPLKMEAFFTFAKTLGLQLPPMEINPAWFAKVLAICNESRYEYIINNLLLRSMKQAQYSAENVGHFGLASSDYTHFTSPIRRYPDLIVHRTLLRLISRSQEKKQPIHPSASLKDAGDFLSTRERVAITAERDIQERLKINFMQKHIGDSFDAIISGVNDSALFIEIPSHCISGSIGVDRLTDDYYLLDSKNHRLFGEITAKTYRIGDPLRVTLEDVDFYRRRLNFILASDSARKKDSWEARIKPKPPAFP from the coding sequence ATGCCAAAAAAAAGAAATCCTCCTGAAAAATCCCGCAAGCCGCAGGGCAACAGGGCCAAAGAGCGTCGTCCGGGCAAAGAAAACCGGCAAGATTTCAGTAGAAACGCCAACCTCATTCTCGGTTTCCTTTATACTTCTGGAGAATCAGTGCCGCTTGCAACCATTGAAGATCACCTCGTCAAGGAGACAGGCACGGCAAAAGACCTCGCAAAGACAATCGACTCCCTGCTGCACGAAGGCCTCATCACCAAAAACGGCAAGCGGCAATATGCGCTTGCTCGCAATGCACCGCTATACGAAGGGCCACTGGTGCAACACCCCAACGGATTCGGTTTTGTCGGACCCGTTCAGCAACACGGCAAGGAGGCGGCTTTTCTTCGCGACCCCTTTGTCTCTGCTGCCGCCATGGGCAGCGCTCAGCACGGCGATCGGGTTTTGATACGGGTACTGCGGGTACGCAAGGATGACCGGCCGGAGGCCGTCGTCCTGCGGATACTCGCCCGTGGGCCAGACAAAATTGCCGGCATCTACCGGGAAACTCGCGGCGGTGCCAGCGTCTTTCCCGATGATTCCAGATTTCCATTTACTATTAAAATCGCCGACGATAATGGCTACACCCTGCAGGATGGCGATGCGGTCATCGTCCAGTATACAAGGGAAGCGCGGCAGACCCGAGTGCTTACCGGCAAGATCTTGAATGTCCTTGGCAGTGCCGATACAGTCGATACGCAGATGCAGCTGGTCATCCAGAAATTCGACCTCCCCCATGAGTTCAGTACCGAGGCACTGCAAGAGGCCGAGAGCCTCGCCGGCATTATAGAACTTGAGGAAGGCAGAGAAGACCTCCGACAAACCCCGCACGTGACCATTGACGGCGAAACCGCTAAGGATTTCGATGATGCCATCTGTGTCATGAAGACCCGCCGAGGGTTTCGCCTCTACGTTTCCATAGCCGATGTCAGCCATTATGTTCCTCCGGGCTCGGCCATCGACAAGGAGGCCTACGCCAGGGGAACATCCATTTATTTCCCAGGCAGGGTGCTTCCCATGCTGCCGGAAAGGCTGTCCAACGACCTCTGCAGCCTGGTTCCCGGCCAAGACCGGCTGACTGTTTCGGCAATTCTCGATTTTGACAAATCCGGAACACTGCAGAACAAGCGCTTTACCCGGTCGGTAATCTGCAGCAACCAACGTTTCACCTATACAACGGTGAAAGAAATCCTCATCGACAAGGACCCAGCAGTCCGCAAGCAATACAAACCTTTTCTCACCCAGCTCAGGTGGGCGCAGGAACTGGCAACAGCCCTGCAGGCCAGAAGAAGACAACGTGGCTCTATCGATTTTAATTTGCCGGAGGCGGAGTTCACTGTAAACGATACCGGTGAGGTGACGGCAATCTACCGGGCGGAAAGGAATTTCGCCCACCAGCTCATCGAAGAATTCATGCTCGCGGCCAACGAAGCCGTAGCCGAGCTGGCGACAGCCAGAAAGGTCCCGGCCATTTACCGTGTGCATGAACCGCCTGACCCCTTAAAAATGGAGGCTTTTTTCACCTTCGCGAAAACCCTCGGACTGCAATTGCCGCCGATGGAGATCAACCCAGCATGGTTTGCCAAGGTACTCGCAATCTGCAACGAATCGCGATACGAATATATTATCAATAACCTGCTGTTGCGCAGTATGAAACAGGCGCAGTACTCGGCCGAGAATGTCGGCCATTTCGGTCTTGCTTCCTCCGACTATACACACTTCACCTCCCCGATCAGGCGCTATCCGGATCTCATCGTCCATCGCACCCTGCTTCGCCTGATATCACGGTCTCAAGAGAAAAAACAGCCGATTCATCCTTCTGCATCTCTCAAAGATGCAGGAGACTTTCTTTCAACCAGGGAAAGGGTCGCAATTACCGCCGAACGGGATATCCAGGAAAGACTGAAAATCAACTTTATGCAAAAACATATTGGCGATTCATTTGACGCCATCATTTCCGGAGTCAATGATTCTGCTCTTTTTATTGAGATCCCCAGCCACTGCATCAGCGGATCCATAGGCGTGGACCGCCTCACCGACGATTATTATCTTTTGGACAGCAAAAACCATCGCCTTTTCGGTGAAATCACCGCAAAAACCTACCGGATCGGCGATCCCCTGCGCGTTACGCTGGAAGATGTCGACTTCTACCGAAGAAGGCTAAATTTTATCCTGGCAAGCGATTCAGCAAGGAAAAAAGACAGTTGGGAGGCCAGGATAAAACCCAAGCCTCCTGCTTTTCCTTGA
- a CDS encoding RNA methyltransferase: MDQQSLLNQIAIVLVRPKIPENIGAAARVAWNMGINRLIIVRDEIPDREAMAKMATHKAAHLIDNLEIYRNLAEALADFTIVVGTTARRGRQRTVEKTPRELVDTILPALTRNKVAILFGPEDTGLTNDDLKFCQIASAIPTADFSSLNLAQAVAIHCYEFYYGVVHAKKDMVFAPQLASSHELESMYAFLEESLYSIDFLSEVNHSYWMTNIRRFFSRMHLTSKDANIVRTVCKKLLLYERKRTSNDLGEP, translated from the coding sequence ATGGACCAGCAATCGCTCCTGAATCAAATCGCCATCGTTCTCGTCCGTCCTAAAATCCCTGAAAATATCGGTGCCGCCGCTAGAGTTGCCTGGAATATGGGCATCAATCGCCTGATAATCGTCAGAGACGAAATTCCTGACCGCGAGGCCATGGCCAAAATGGCCACCCATAAAGCGGCTCATCTGATTGACAACCTGGAAATCTATCGTAATCTTGCCGAGGCCCTTGCCGACTTCACCATCGTGGTTGGCACGACGGCGCGAAGGGGCCGCCAGCGCACCGTTGAAAAGACACCACGAGAACTGGTAGACACAATACTTCCTGCTCTTACCAGGAATAAGGTGGCGATCCTCTTCGGTCCCGAGGATACCGGCCTGACCAATGATGACCTTAAATTTTGCCAGATCGCCTCAGCTATTCCTACCGCTGATTTTTCCTCTCTTAACCTCGCTCAAGCTGTTGCAATTCATTGTTATGAATTTTATTATGGCGTGGTCCATGCAAAAAAAGATATGGTATTTGCGCCACAGCTTGCCAGCTCTCACGAATTGGAGAGCATGTATGCATTTCTTGAGGAATCGCTGTATTCAATTGACTTTCTCAGTGAAGTGAATCATTCCTACTGGATGACCAATATTCGACGTTTTTTCAGTAGAATGCACCTTACCTCGAAGGACGCAAACATTGTCAGGACGGTGTGCAAAAAACTCCTCCTGTACGAGAGAAAGAGAACAAGCAACGACCTTGGTGAACCATGA
- a CDS encoding Fe-S cluster assembly protein HesB codes for MSELNVTGLAVAKLKEYMQANNIDSALRVALMQGG; via the coding sequence ATGTCTGAACTCAATGTAACAGGATTAGCTGTTGCGAAACTGAAAGAATACATGCAGGCGAACAATATCGATTCCGCCCTGCGTGTAGCACTGATGCAGGGTGGCTGA
- a CDS encoding HD domain-containing protein, translating into MRRIPFDLEIYRDQMRALIADKPGEEIFWQALSFAAEAHGDQWRRSGDAYILHPCSVAKILAEEMDITNPEILAAALLHDTVEDVPEVTEEVVGQKFGSYVQAIVEGCTKVTHVSGDRQADSQNTHRKIFTGASLRPEVMLVKLADRLHNLRTLRAMPKDKRQRIADETIGVYAPLATVFGLFNMKREMYNLALLYKYPKQGAKINNQIRQLAESPVGPAIIEAIKKNAEISNLECRITMRTKNLWAYYDVASRILVQRIDTPMEFLVGVNDVQDCYRALGIINQTFKPIPRTLRDFIANPKPTGYQGLHARAIIQGQKYLFKIRTDEMARKAQRGIFRNWSSKSGKQGRFIREIQEMFDVLGSEDSVSYRDVIAASGIKEIYTYTPQGDLICLPVNSTILDFAFQVHTEIGQTCLAAMIRNKKVGPDHVLKDGDMVRIIRADQPIRFDQQMLTLCKTPRARGELARSFKIRRHKVTREVGFSMLRQEMLRYGIPFDVLSGKDVPLLLENYSLNNLDELYIRIGEGRTQLQKVIEDIKNILYGGVSPLVTPTGAFNKIELTTLDPVSVKLSSCCKPNPTAKDNCALLTPKGLSVHHKNCERFRELNFQREDAVNITWKIRDTRVRKLQLLNILQASRKDIMNAVGSAPEEMEMHRLEIHSSSSSPDPAWQLSFAVPNLYALQKVLRHFDKSNIPYDFYLEC; encoded by the coding sequence ATGCGCCGTATTCCGTTTGACCTTGAGATCTACCGTGACCAAATGCGGGCGCTTATCGCCGATAAGCCGGGCGAAGAAATATTCTGGCAGGCACTCAGCTTTGCGGCAGAGGCACACGGCGACCAGTGGCGTAGATCCGGCGATGCCTACATTCTCCATCCTTGTTCCGTGGCCAAGATCCTCGCCGAGGAGATGGATATTACCAATCCGGAGATCCTCGCCGCAGCACTCCTCCATGACACGGTGGAGGATGTGCCGGAGGTAACCGAAGAGGTCGTTGGGCAAAAGTTTGGCAGCTATGTCCAGGCCATAGTCGAGGGATGCACGAAGGTTACCCATGTCTCCGGCGATAGGCAGGCCGACAGTCAAAATACCCACCGGAAGATTTTCACCGGTGCTTCCCTGCGTCCGGAGGTAATGCTGGTCAAGCTTGCGGACCGCTTGCATAACCTTCGAACCCTCCGGGCGATGCCGAAGGACAAACGTCAGCGTATCGCTGACGAGACAATCGGGGTATACGCGCCATTGGCGACCGTTTTCGGTCTTTTCAATATGAAGAGGGAGATGTACAACCTAGCTTTGCTGTATAAGTATCCCAAGCAGGGTGCAAAAATTAATAATCAAATTCGCCAGTTGGCAGAGTCTCCCGTTGGACCGGCGATAATTGAGGCAATTAAAAAAAACGCCGAGATCAGCAACCTCGAATGCCGCATCACCATGCGAACCAAAAACCTGTGGGCGTATTATGATGTTGCTAGCCGGATACTGGTGCAGCGCATCGATACCCCCATGGAATTTCTTGTCGGGGTTAATGATGTACAGGACTGCTACCGGGCGCTGGGTATTATCAACCAGACCTTTAAACCGATTCCCCGCACCCTCCGGGATTTCATCGCCAATCCGAAGCCTACCGGCTATCAGGGACTGCATGCCCGGGCGATAATTCAGGGACAGAAATATCTCTTTAAGATCAGAACAGATGAGATGGCCCGGAAGGCACAGAGAGGGATTTTTCGGAACTGGAGCTCAAAGTCCGGAAAACAGGGCCGTTTTATTCGCGAAATACAAGAGATGTTTGACGTTCTTGGTTCTGAGGATTCGGTGTCGTACCGGGATGTCATTGCGGCAAGTGGCATTAAGGAGATTTATACCTATACTCCACAGGGCGATTTGATCTGTCTGCCGGTGAATTCCACCATTCTCGATTTTGCCTTTCAGGTTCACACCGAAATTGGCCAAACATGTCTTGCGGCAATGATTCGCAATAAAAAGGTCGGCCCGGACCATGTCCTGAAAGACGGCGATATGGTGCGCATCATCAGGGCTGACCAGCCTATCCGCTTTGATCAGCAGATGCTGACTTTGTGCAAGACCCCCAGGGCGAGGGGTGAGTTGGCCAGAAGTTTTAAGATCCGCCGCCACAAGGTGACTCGGGAGGTGGGTTTTTCCATGCTTCGCCAGGAAATGCTCCGCTACGGAATTCCATTCGATGTCTTGTCCGGCAAGGATGTGCCCCTGCTTCTGGAAAACTATTCTCTGAATAACCTCGATGAACTCTACATACGGATCGGTGAGGGGCGGACTCAGCTGCAAAAGGTAATCGAGGACATTAAGAATATCCTCTATGGCGGGGTTTCACCTCTGGTCACCCCAACCGGCGCCTTTAATAAAATTGAGCTGACCACCCTTGATCCGGTTTCAGTGAAGCTTTCGTCCTGCTGTAAACCCAATCCCACCGCCAAGGACAACTGTGCATTGCTGACGCCCAAAGGCCTTTCCGTGCACCACAAGAACTGCGAACGATTTCGTGAGCTCAATTTTCAGCGCGAGGACGCGGTGAATATCACCTGGAAAATCAGGGACACCCGCGTACGCAAGCTGCAACTGCTGAATATTCTTCAGGCCAGCAGGAAAGATATCATGAATGCTGTCGGTTCTGCCCCTGAGGAGATGGAGATGCACCGTTTAGAAATCCATTCCAGCTCTTCATCTCCCGACCCCGCCTGGCAGCTTTCCTTTGCCGTTCCAAACCTGTACGCACTCCAGAAGGTACTGCGGCATTTCGATAAATCAAATATCCCTTACGATTTTTACCTCGAGTGTTGA